Within the Tessaracoccus flavescens genome, the region TCGTGTGCGGGATCGATCACGATCACCTCGCGGTCGTCGCCGACGATCCACACGTTGTTCTGGTGCACCGGGGGCCCGTCCGGGTCCGAGTTCCCGGCCGTGACGAGGTGATCGATGCGCGCTTCCATGGGTGTCTCCCTTGCTCGGTTCCGTCCCAGCTTGCCATGCGCGCTCGCACGGACCGCACACCGCTGCGAAGGCGGGTGTCACCGGTTCTAGGATGGTGCCTCAACCTCAGGAAGGATGCACATGCTCATCTTGATCACGGGCGGCGCCGGCTACATCGGTAGCACCGTCGCGTCTGCCTGCGAGGATGCGGGACACCAGGTCGTCATTCTCGACGACTTCTCCACAGGCCGTCGCGAGTTCATCGGCGATCGCAAGCTGTACGAGGGCGACATCGCCGACGCGGCACTGCTGGACAGGATTTTCACCGAGCAGAAGATCGACGCGGTCGTGCACTGCGCCGCGAAGATCGTCGTCCCCGAGTCGGTCGAGGACCCGCTCGGCTACTACGAGAACAACGTCGCCAAGACGGTGACGCTGCTCGAGGGCCTGAAGCGCAACGGCGTTGAGCGCTTCCTGTTCTCCTCCTCCGCGTCGATCTACGCCCCCGACGAGAACTTCGTGGTCACCGAGCAGTCGCCGCTGAGCCCCGGCTCCCCCTACGCGCGCACCAAGTTCATGTCCGAGATGGTGCTCGAGGACTTCACGAAGGCCTCCGACGTGCGCGTCCTGTCGCTTCGCTACTTCAACCCGATCGGCACCGACCCGAAGCTGCGCTCCGGCCAGCAGCTCGAGCACCCCACCCACGTGCTCGCCAAGCTGCTCGAGGCCTGGTCGAAGGGCGAGACCTTCACGGTCACCGGCGTCGACTGGCCGACGCGCGACGGCTCGGGCATCCGTGACTTCATCCACGTCTGGGACCTGGCCCGCGCACATGTCGCGGCGCTCGAGGGCTTCGACAAGGCGACCGCCGAGGACCATTACCAGGTGTTCAACATCGGCACCGGCACCGGCGTCACCGTCAAGGAACTCGCCGCATCCTTCGAGGCGATCACCGGCGACCCGCTGAAGGTGCAGTTCGGCCCCGCCCGCCCGGGCGACGTGGCCGGCGTCTACACAGTCTCGTCCAAGGCGAAGGACATCCTCGGCTGGGAGGCACAGCTCTCCGAGCAGGACGCCGTCCGCGACGCGATCGCGTGGCTGCCGGTCCGCAAGGAGATGCTGGGCTACTGACCCGGATAACGACGTACGGCCGCTCCTCATGGGGCGGCCGTTTTCGTGTGCGCGCCTCGGCGGGACTGCCGAGACAGGCTCATCGTCGGATCGGGGCGCCCCGGACGTGGTGCCGGGGCCGCCTTCGGGTCGACGAAAGGTCAGTCGGTCGCCTCGGACCACAGCTCGCGACGGCGGGAGGCCCTGCTGCGATCGACAAGGCTGGTCGCCGTGAAGACCAGCGTCAACAACGTCATGCACCAGAACAGTTTGCGGATCATGCCTGCAATCTAGGAGACGGGAAGGTCGATGCGGAAGGCGGGGCGCGAAGGATCAGACTTTGGTGCACAACATCTGGTCAATGGTTGCCCCGGGTCTGACCGGGTGATCCAGGAAACCCACCTAGTCTCGGACCCGTGCAACGAGTGATGGGTGGTGTCCCTGTGGGTGGATCAGGTTGGCGACGGTGTCCTCGTGCTTGGTCGTTCGACGACCGGCGGGCATCGGCTCGACGCCGCGCCACGGGGACCCGGGGCTAGGCTGACGCCATCATGAAGGAGACTCGCTGGTCGCGGGAGAGCCGCACCCTGCTGCATGACGCCGCCCTCGCAGGCGTCATGGCCGTCGCGACCCTCACCCCCGTCGCATTCATCCCCGAACAGGGCTACATGACGGCCGCAAGCTGGTGGTCGCTGCTGATGTGCGCGGCGCTGATCCTGCGCCGCATCGCCCCCCTCGTCTCGCTCGGCGTGGTCACCGTCGCCGGCGCAGGCATGGTGTTCATGCTCACCGCCCCCATGCCCGCGCTGCTCTGCGTACCCATCGTCGTCTACAGCGTCGGGCGCTACCGGCGCATCTCCGGCCTGCTCCCCGTGATCCCCTTCGGCATCGTCGGCTCGCTCGCCGGCCCCATCTCCTGGACGAGGGACCTCGCGGCCGACTACCGGTTCCTCGGCACCTCGGTGCTGGTGCTGCTGTGCGCGGCGGTCGTGGCGCTCGCCTATCTCAGCGGCCGCTACATGCGCGAGCGGGTTCTCAACGCGACCCTCGACCGGGAGATCGTCACGGAACGGTTCACCGCAGCGCAGCGGCAGAGCGAGCAGGAGTCGCAGTTGGCGATGGGCCGCGCACGTGCGGAGGTCGCGCAGGAGCTGCACGACGTGCTCGCCCACTCCCTCTCGGTGATCGTCGTCCAGGCCGAGGGCGCGAAGGCGCTGACCGCGAAGCGGCCGGAGGCTGCGACGCAGGCGCTCGGCGTCATCGCCGACACCGGTCGCAAGTCGATCGACGAGGTACGTCGGATCGTTGCCCTGATGCGCGGCGACACGGAGAGCCCACGGTTCGGCCCCGCCCCGACCCTCAGCCAGATCCCCGAGCTGGTCGCGGCCGCCGACGACCGAATCAGCCTCGACATCGCAGGCGAGACGCCGATCGTCCCCGAGTCGCTCGGCCTGACGGCCTACCGCATCGTGCAGGAGGCGACCACCAACTTCCTCAAGCACGCGGGCCCGACCGCCACCGCCACCGTGAGCGTCCGGTATCTCGCAGACGAGATCGATATCGTGGTGCGCGACGACGGCATCGGCGCCCTGTCGAACTGCGACGGGCGGGGCTCCGGGCTCGCAGGCATGCGGGAGCGCGTCGCCGCGATGGGTGGCACCCTGCACGCAGGGCCGCGCGCCGGCGGCGGATACGAAGTCAAGGCTCAGCTTCCGATGCCGAGCCGCCTGGGTAAGAGCTGGCTGAAGGAGGCCTCACGATGATCAAGGTGTTGCTGGCGGACGACCAGTCGCTGGTGCGCAGCGGGTTCCGCATGTTGATCGACTCCGCGGACGACATGGAGACGGTCGGCGAGGTCGACAACGGCCGCGACGCCGTCGCCGTCGTGAAGACGCGGCCGGTCGACGTCGTGTTGATGGACATCCGGATGCCTGTGATGGACGGCACGGAGGCCACCCGCATGATCGCCGAACTGGGCATCGACACGAAGGTCCTGGTGCTGACCACCTTCGACCTCGACGAGTACGTCTTCGCCGCGCTGCGCAACGGCGCAAGCGGGTTCCTGTTGAAGGACGCCCTCCCCGACGAGCTGCTCGGCGCGATCCGCTCGGTCGCGGCCGGCGACGCGGTGGTCGCGCCGTCGACCACCAAGCGGCTGCTGACCCACTTCGCCGACCTGCTGCCGAAGGCGACGCAGGAGCGGGGCAAGCGACTGGAGGCGCTCACCGAGCGGGAGCGTGAGGTGCTGGAGGAGGTCGCGCGGGGCGCGAACAACCAGGAGATCTCGCAGCGCCTCTACATGGCAGAGGGCACAGTGAAGACTCACATCGGCCGCCTGCTCAGCAAGCTGGACGCGCGCGACCGGGTCGGCCTCGTGCTGATCGCGCTCGAGGAGGGCGTCGGCGACTGAGCCTGGCGTGCAGAAACCTACGGTGAGCGCGATCGGTGCCTATAGTGGCACGAGTCTCGCTCACCATAGATCTGTGCACGGAACCGGCTGCTGATCAGGCCGGCAGTGGGGAGTCTCCTGCCCCGGCAGGGGCGGTGAGGCTCTCGGTCCCCTCCTCGAATGTCGAGGCCCCGAGGCGACGGCGGGCCGATGCCATGGCGAAGGCGCAGGCCGCGTAGGCGACAGCGATGCCGATGAAGGCTGCGACCGAGAGGCCGGAGGCAGGAAGCACGAAGGCCGCCACGACGCCCGCGAGGACGAAGGCCCCGTTGAAGGCCATGTCGTAGAAGGTGAAGACGCGACCCTTGTACTGGTCGTCGACGTGCGCCTGGACGATGGTGTCGACGCAGATCTTGAACGACTGCACCGCGAGCCCGATCAGGAAGCTGATCACGAACAGGCCGAGCTTCCAGGTCGTGAAGGCCGACACGAGCGACACGACGGCGGCGCCGATCTGCAGGCCGACGGCGGTTCGGCCGAGGCCGAAGCGTCGGGCGAGCACGGGCACGAGCGGCGCGGCGAGGATGAAGCCCGCGCCGGTGGCCACGCCCCAGATGCTGAGGTCCGCGAGGGCCGCGTCAGGATCGCTGACCGGGTGCCACAGGTGCCGGGCGGCGAGGATGACGGCGACGCTCAGCAGGCCGAACAGCAGCCTGGTCACCCCCATCAGCGCCAGCGCGACGATCGCCGTCGGCCGGGTGCGAAGGTGACGGCCAGCCTCAGCGAGGCCGCGCGCGACGTCTCGGGCACCGGTCGGCTCCGCCTCGTCCGCCTCGTCTGCAGAGGGGCCGAGCGCGTCGCGGGAGAACCCGCGGCAGATCAGCACCGAGCCGACGAAGCCGGCGGCGGCGATCAGGAAGACGAGCGAGTTGGCCTTGTCCGCGCCGAGCAGGTCGCCGAAGCCGAACCGGACGGCGAAGCCGATCACGGCACCGAGCACGACTCCGAGCGGTCCGACCGTCGGGACGATCGAGGACGCCGTCAGAAACTCGTCCCGCTCGACGGTGTGCTGCAGCCCCGCGGAGAGGCCGGCCAGCATGAAGCGGTTGATGCTCATCGCGACCAGCAGCGCCCCGAAGAGCACGATGGCCCAGGCTCCGGTGGTGAGCCCGGAGAAGATGATCACGCCGATGATCGTCGCAAGCACCGCGCGGGCGATGTCCGAGTACAGGGCGACGTCGCGCCTCGACCACCGGTCAAGCAGCGGCGAGACGAACGGCCCGATGACGGTGAACGGCAGCAGCGTCAGCGCGAGCACTCCCGCGATGGCCCAGGCGTCGGGTTGAGACTGGGGTGAGAAGAGGATGTAGGAGGCCATCCCCACCTGGAGGGTGCCGTCGGCGGCCTGGCTGAGGACGCGCAGCGTCAGCAGGCGCCGGAAGGGCGCGTGCCGCCAGAGCCGCCGGACGGCGGAGATGACCCCCATGGATCAGTCGTTGCTCTCGATGGACTCCTTGTGGGCGCGGCGGGCCTGCTCGACCTCCCAGGTCGTGCCCGTCTCGTCCATGAGCTCGGAGATCTTCTTCTCGTCGAACTTCATCAGCGCCGTCTCCGCGGCCTCCATCTTCTCGTAGTGGTGCTCACGGTCGGCCGCCTCGCCGTGGTACTCCACGTTGTTGTAGGCGTGCGCGTGACGGTGCAGCGTCTTGACCGCGGAGAGCATCTTGCCCTTCGGCGAGACGAGCGAGGCGATGACGGTGATCGCGAGCACACCGACGATGACACCGAGCGAGGTGTACGGGTCGAAGGTGTAGACGTTGATCGGCTCGCCGCCGTTGATCCACGAGAACTGGTTGGTGTGCATGGCCT harbors:
- the galE gene encoding UDP-glucose 4-epimerase GalE codes for the protein MLILITGGAGYIGSTVASACEDAGHQVVILDDFSTGRREFIGDRKLYEGDIADAALLDRIFTEQKIDAVVHCAAKIVVPESVEDPLGYYENNVAKTVTLLEGLKRNGVERFLFSSSASIYAPDENFVVTEQSPLSPGSPYARTKFMSEMVLEDFTKASDVRVLSLRYFNPIGTDPKLRSGQQLEHPTHVLAKLLEAWSKGETFTVTGVDWPTRDGSGIRDFIHVWDLARAHVAALEGFDKATAEDHYQVFNIGTGTGVTVKELAASFEAITGDPLKVQFGPARPGDVAGVYTVSSKAKDILGWEAQLSEQDAVRDAIAWLPVRKEMLGY
- a CDS encoding sensor histidine kinase, with translation MKETRWSRESRTLLHDAALAGVMAVATLTPVAFIPEQGYMTAASWWSLLMCAALILRRIAPLVSLGVVTVAGAGMVFMLTAPMPALLCVPIVVYSVGRYRRISGLLPVIPFGIVGSLAGPISWTRDLAADYRFLGTSVLVLLCAAVVALAYLSGRYMRERVLNATLDREIVTERFTAAQRQSEQESQLAMGRARAEVAQELHDVLAHSLSVIVVQAEGAKALTAKRPEAATQALGVIADTGRKSIDEVRRIVALMRGDTESPRFGPAPTLSQIPELVAAADDRISLDIAGETPIVPESLGLTAYRIVQEATTNFLKHAGPTATATVSVRYLADEIDIVVRDDGIGALSNCDGRGSGLAGMRERVAAMGGTLHAGPRAGGGYEVKAQLPMPSRLGKSWLKEASR
- a CDS encoding response regulator transcription factor, which produces MIKVLLADDQSLVRSGFRMLIDSADDMETVGEVDNGRDAVAVVKTRPVDVVLMDIRMPVMDGTEATRMIAELGIDTKVLVLTTFDLDEYVFAALRNGASGFLLKDALPDELLGAIRSVAAGDAVVAPSTTKRLLTHFADLLPKATQERGKRLEALTEREREVLEEVARGANNQEISQRLYMAEGTVKTHIGRLLSKLDARDRVGLVLIALEEGVGD
- a CDS encoding MFS transporter — protein: MGVISAVRRLWRHAPFRRLLTLRVLSQAADGTLQVGMASYILFSPQSQPDAWAIAGVLALTLLPFTVIGPFVSPLLDRWSRRDVALYSDIARAVLATIIGVIIFSGLTTGAWAIVLFGALLVAMSINRFMLAGLSAGLQHTVERDEFLTASSIVPTVGPLGVVLGAVIGFAVRFGFGDLLGADKANSLVFLIAAAGFVGSVLICRGFSRDALGPSADEADEAEPTGARDVARGLAEAGRHLRTRPTAIVALALMGVTRLLFGLLSVAVILAARHLWHPVSDPDAALADLSIWGVATGAGFILAAPLVPVLARRFGLGRTAVGLQIGAAVVSLVSAFTTWKLGLFVISFLIGLAVQSFKICVDTIVQAHVDDQYKGRVFTFYDMAFNGAFVLAGVVAAFVLPASGLSVAAFIGIAVAYAACAFAMASARRRLGASTFEEGTESLTAPAGAGDSPLPA